A single region of the Actinoplanes sp. SE50/110 genome encodes:
- a CDS encoding dolichyl-phosphate-mannose--protein mannosyltransferase: protein MITAMVPDIVRRRLSTLDTRIDPYSWLVTGVITVVAGILRLTGITQPRKLVFDEIYYPTDAWDMLTHGVEWDEKSDSAGYVVHPPLGKWLIAAGEKVLGNTELGWRLPTALAGTLMVLLLIRIAYRMFHSMVLAGAAGLLMTLDGFQLVLSRTSLLDIFLGLFILATFGAMVIDRDHYRRAQLRALETGSFRYTPWWLLATGVLYGLACAVKWSALFFLPAFALLIVVWRVQARRSAGRTSPIRRGIAGDLGWGVFSFALAFGTYLASWTGWLVTDDGFYRHWRAANGMGEPPFLGALLNLWHYHSEAYGFHSNLTTPHPYQSWPWQWLLLGRPVAFDWTTPAGCGAPSCAREILLLGTPLLWWSFLPALIALIWLAVARRDWRAYAILAVTAAGLLPWFWFAATDHRTMFSFYVMPALPFLILAVVYVLGAIVAAQRAAGIALAAAYVVLVAVCFAYFWPIFTDQPIPYDSWSDRMWLGNRWI from the coding sequence ATGATCACGGCGATGGTGCCCGATATCGTCCGGCGGCGGCTGTCCACCCTGGACACCCGGATCGACCCGTACTCCTGGCTGGTCACCGGGGTGATCACGGTGGTCGCCGGGATTCTGCGCCTGACCGGGATCACCCAGCCGCGCAAGCTCGTCTTCGACGAGATCTACTATCCGACCGACGCCTGGGACATGCTCACCCACGGTGTCGAATGGGACGAGAAGAGCGACAGCGCGGGGTACGTCGTTCATCCGCCCCTGGGCAAATGGCTGATCGCCGCGGGCGAGAAGGTGCTCGGCAACACCGAGCTCGGCTGGCGGCTGCCGACCGCGCTGGCCGGCACCCTGATGGTCCTGCTGCTGATCCGGATCGCCTACCGGATGTTCCACTCGATGGTGCTGGCCGGCGCCGCCGGGCTGCTGATGACCCTGGACGGCTTCCAGCTGGTGCTGTCCCGCACGTCGCTGCTCGACATCTTCCTCGGCCTGTTCATCCTGGCCACGTTCGGCGCCATGGTGATCGACCGGGACCACTACCGCCGCGCCCAGCTGCGCGCGCTGGAGACCGGCTCGTTCCGGTACACGCCGTGGTGGCTGCTGGCCACCGGCGTCCTGTACGGCCTGGCCTGCGCCGTCAAGTGGAGCGCCCTGTTCTTCCTGCCGGCGTTCGCGCTGCTGATCGTCGTCTGGCGGGTCCAGGCCCGCCGTTCCGCCGGCCGCACCAGCCCGATCCGCCGCGGCATCGCCGGCGATCTCGGCTGGGGGGTGTTCAGCTTCGCGCTGGCGTTCGGCACCTACCTGGCCAGCTGGACCGGCTGGCTGGTCACCGACGACGGCTTCTACCGGCACTGGCGGGCCGCCAACGGCATGGGCGAGCCGCCGTTCCTCGGCGCCCTGCTCAACCTGTGGCACTACCACTCGGAGGCGTACGGCTTCCACAGCAACCTGACCACCCCGCACCCGTACCAGTCCTGGCCGTGGCAGTGGCTGCTGCTGGGCCGCCCGGTCGCCTTCGACTGGACCACCCCGGCCGGCTGCGGCGCCCCCAGCTGCGCCCGCGAGATCCTGCTGCTGGGCACCCCGCTGCTCTGGTGGTCGTTCCTACCGGCCCTGATCGCCCTGATCTGGCTGGCCGTCGCCCGGCGCGACTGGCGGGCGTACGCCATCCTGGCCGTCACCGCGGCCGGCCTCCTGCCGTGGTTCTGGTTCGCCGCCACCGACCACCGCACGATGTTCTCGTTCTACGTGATGCCCGCCCTGCCGTTCCTGATCCTCGCGGTCGTCTACGTCCTCGGCGCCATCGTCGCGGCGCAGCGGGCCGCAGGAATCGCGCTGGCCGCGGCGTACGTGGTGCTGGTCGCGGTCTGCTTCGCCTACTTCTGGCCGATCTTCACCGACCAGCCCATCCCGTACGACAGCTGGTCCGACCGCATGTGGCTCGGCAACCGCTGGATCTGA
- a CDS encoding LacI family DNA-binding transcriptional regulator, which produces MGAGLARTTVQDVARAAGVSVSTVSRALSGGTVSAETRENVIEVAARLDYRVNRAARGLITGRTGNIGLIVPDLRNPFFADVAKGVSARARAADCGVFITDTDEDPVAELEAIATLGRNTDGLLLCSPRAADADVLAGADPATTVVLHRRIAGMNAVVADIGDGIRQALVHLQALGHRHIAYAEGPAGSWAARERVAALSGAKSLGRVAPTFEGGLLAADLLLATTATAVIAYNDLVALGVLHRLAARGVSVPGQLSVVGFDDVSLATMSHPPLTSVAVPKDRAGAIGLDLLLGRSGVGGDVVLPTSLVVRASSGVVPT; this is translated from the coding sequence ATGGGGGCGGGATTGGCGCGGACGACGGTGCAGGATGTGGCGCGCGCGGCCGGGGTCTCCGTGTCGACGGTGTCGCGGGCGCTGAGCGGTGGGACGGTCAGCGCGGAAACGCGGGAGAACGTCATCGAGGTGGCGGCGCGGCTCGACTACCGGGTGAATCGGGCCGCCCGGGGGCTGATCACCGGTCGTACCGGCAATATCGGGTTGATCGTCCCCGACCTTCGGAACCCGTTCTTCGCGGATGTGGCCAAAGGGGTCAGTGCGCGGGCCCGGGCCGCCGACTGCGGAGTGTTCATCACCGACACCGACGAGGACCCGGTGGCCGAGCTGGAGGCGATCGCGACGCTCGGGCGCAACACCGACGGCCTGCTGCTCTGCTCGCCGCGGGCGGCCGACGCGGATGTTCTCGCCGGCGCCGACCCGGCGACGACCGTGGTGCTGCACCGGCGGATCGCCGGGATGAACGCGGTGGTCGCGGACATCGGCGACGGCATCCGGCAGGCGCTGGTGCACCTGCAGGCTCTGGGACATCGGCACATCGCGTACGCGGAGGGACCCGCCGGTTCCTGGGCCGCCCGCGAAAGGGTTGCCGCGCTCAGCGGAGCGAAGTCCCTCGGCCGGGTGGCGCCCACCTTCGAGGGCGGTCTGCTCGCCGCGGACCTGCTGCTCGCCACCACCGCCACCGCGGTGATCGCCTACAACGACCTGGTCGCGCTCGGTGTCCTGCACCGGCTCGCGGCTCGCGGGGTGAGCGTTCCCGGGCAGCTCAGCGTGGTCGGCTTCGACGACGTGAGCCTGGCCACGATGAGCCACCCGCCACTGACCAGTGTGGCCGTGCCGAAGGACCGGGCCGGCGCGATCGGTCTCGATCTGCTGCTCGGGCGCAGCGGGGTCGGCGGCGACGTGGTCCTGCCGACCAGCCTGGTGGTGCGGGCCTCGTCCGGCGTCGTTCCCACTTGA
- a CDS encoding DeoR/GlpR family DNA-binding transcription regulator has protein sequence MLAAERRDVLLHRLRTDGKVVAKEVAAALGVPEDTIRRDLRELAAAGLCQRVYGGALPVSPALADYATRTTLATLSKQRVAAAAAALIRPGSTILLDGGTTALAVTAALPADLRATIVTHSPTVAAALVAHPAVDVHVLGGRLFKHSAVTCGAATVAAALAVTADIFLLGVTGVHEAAGLTTGDPDEAALKRILASRAAETYVLASSEKIGAASPFTVLPTSAVGGIITDAAASHPTLQALRAAEVAILAAP, from the coding sequence ATGCTGGCGGCGGAGCGACGCGACGTCCTGCTGCACCGGCTGCGGACCGACGGCAAGGTGGTGGCCAAGGAGGTCGCGGCCGCCCTCGGCGTCCCCGAGGACACGATCCGGCGCGACCTGCGGGAGCTGGCCGCGGCCGGTCTCTGCCAGCGGGTGTACGGGGGAGCCCTGCCCGTGTCGCCCGCCCTGGCCGACTACGCGACCCGCACCACCCTGGCCACCTTGAGCAAACAGCGGGTGGCGGCCGCCGCGGCCGCGCTGATCCGACCCGGTTCCACGATCCTGCTCGACGGCGGCACGACGGCGCTGGCGGTGACCGCGGCCCTGCCCGCCGACCTGCGCGCGACGATCGTGACCCACAGCCCGACCGTGGCGGCCGCCCTGGTCGCGCACCCGGCGGTCGACGTCCACGTGCTGGGCGGGCGGCTGTTCAAGCACTCCGCGGTGACCTGCGGCGCGGCCACCGTGGCGGCGGCACTCGCGGTGACCGCCGACATCTTCCTCCTCGGCGTCACCGGGGTCCACGAGGCGGCCGGGCTGACCACCGGCGACCCGGACGAGGCGGCACTGAAACGGATCCTGGCGTCGCGGGCCGCCGAGACGTACGTGCTGGCCAGCTCGGAGAAGATCGGTGCCGCCTCGCCGTTCACGGTGCTGCCCACGTCGGCGGTCGGCGGCATCATCACCGACGCCGCGGCGTCCCACCCCACCCTGCAGGCCCTCCGGGCCGCCGAGGTGGCCATCCTCGCCGCACCGTGA
- a CDS encoding NUDIX domain-containing protein yields the protein MRPGIDIPDARGRTGLDRIGRDLTGNPDVVVRDVEVLATAWHVLRRTTYDYRRSDGTWSREQRETYDRGDGATVLLYDDERETVLLTRQFRYPVYVSGHPDGMFLETAAGLLDGDDPAAAIRREAAEELGVAIGELERVFAVWTSPGSVTERLHCFAAPYTAASRVGPGGGLADDGEDIAAVELALGQALEMIGTGEIADAKTILLLQWFALRKR from the coding sequence ATGAGACCCGGCATCGACATCCCGGACGCCCGCGGCCGCACCGGCCTCGACCGGATCGGGCGCGACCTGACCGGCAACCCCGACGTGGTGGTGCGGGACGTGGAGGTGTTGGCGACCGCCTGGCACGTGCTGCGTCGCACCACCTACGACTACCGTCGCTCGGATGGCACGTGGAGCCGGGAGCAGCGGGAGACGTACGACCGCGGGGACGGCGCGACCGTGCTGCTCTACGACGACGAGCGGGAGACGGTGCTGCTGACCCGGCAGTTCCGCTATCCGGTGTACGTGAGCGGCCACCCGGACGGGATGTTCCTGGAGACCGCGGCCGGGCTGCTCGACGGGGACGATCCGGCGGCGGCGATCCGGCGGGAGGCGGCCGAGGAGCTGGGAGTGGCGATCGGTGAGCTGGAGCGGGTGTTCGCGGTGTGGACGAGCCCGGGGTCGGTGACCGAGCGGCTGCACTGTTTCGCCGCGCCGTACACCGCGGCGTCCCGGGTGGGGCCGGGTGGCGGGCTGGCCGACGACGGGGAGGACATCGCGGCGGTGGAGCTCGCCCTCGGACAGGCGCTGGAGATGATCGGGACCGGCGAGATCGCCGACGCGAAGACGATCTTGCTGTTGCAGTGGTTCGCGCTGCGGAAACGATAG
- a CDS encoding response regulator, producing MANTERVLDVLIVDDDDADTLMIEEALLDVEPAPAVHRVSDGSEAIDYLRRQGPYADARRPDLILLDLNMPRMGGHEVLAEVKNDEALKSIPVVVLTTSNALPDITASYARHANAFVTKPMDLDGFEAAVRKIRKFYGETAVLPGDKES from the coding sequence ATGGCAAACACCGAGCGCGTCCTGGATGTCCTGATCGTCGATGACGATGACGCCGACACCCTGATGATCGAGGAGGCGCTGCTCGACGTGGAGCCGGCCCCGGCCGTGCACCGGGTCTCCGACGGCAGCGAGGCGATCGACTACCTGCGCCGCCAGGGGCCCTATGCGGACGCCCGCCGCCCCGACCTGATCCTGCTGGATCTCAACATGCCGCGGATGGGCGGGCACGAGGTGCTCGCCGAGGTGAAGAACGACGAGGCGCTCAAGAGCATCCCGGTGGTGGTGCTGACCACGTCGAACGCACTGCCGGACATCACCGCGAGCTATGCCCGGCACGCGAACGCGTTCGTCACCAAGCCGATGGATCTCGACGGTTTCGAGGCCGCGGTTCGCAAGATCAGGAAGTTCTACGGCGAGACCGCGGTCCTTCCGGGGGACAAGGAATCGTGA